The following coding sequences are from one Streptomyces sp. NBC_01485 window:
- a CDS encoding sensor histidine kinase, with translation MDTDMGPAPAPAPAPASAPDRERERDVAGVERRWAVVNHRGPYLLLLVSALLAVPTAGMFGMRQGDWYATGGLVAAGLALQVWWGTVADTLRVPSATSIGYYAVRWVIAFVLSWINPLFCVYAFTGYFGARRLLPRPVVTVGLFATAVTMSGAYTGGMPPSGRTQWLLFGAILVVTLVLVAVSDRLFATEDERARVQAATISELERTNAALQQALDENAALHAQLLVQAREAGVADERRRLAAEIHDTLAQGLTGIIAQLQVVANTPDRDQAREHTGRALELARYSLGEARRSVQNLAPVALEYDGLSEALKKTVAAWGERTGVRAEFTLTGTAEQLHEEVAATLLRIVQEALSNAARHARATRVGVTLSFLGDDVILDIRDDGTGFDPLALPARSSSGGFGLDGMRARAERIAGSLAVESEPGHGTALSARVPLVRHE, from the coding sequence ATGGACACGGACATGGGCCCGGCCCCGGCCCCGGCCCCGGCCCCGGCTTCGGCCCCGGACCGGGAGCGGGAGCGGGACGTGGCGGGCGTCGAGCGGCGGTGGGCGGTGGTCAACCACCGGGGGCCGTACCTGCTGCTGCTGGTGAGCGCGCTCCTCGCGGTGCCGACCGCCGGCATGTTCGGCATGCGGCAGGGCGACTGGTACGCGACCGGGGGCCTGGTCGCCGCCGGACTGGCGCTCCAGGTGTGGTGGGGGACCGTCGCCGACACCCTGCGCGTGCCGTCGGCCACGAGCATCGGCTACTACGCCGTCCGCTGGGTCATCGCCTTCGTCCTCAGCTGGATCAACCCGCTCTTCTGCGTCTACGCGTTCACCGGCTACTTCGGCGCCCGCCGGCTGCTGCCGCGCCCCGTGGTGACCGTCGGACTGTTCGCCACCGCCGTCACCATGTCCGGCGCGTACACCGGCGGGATGCCGCCGAGCGGGCGGACCCAGTGGCTGCTCTTCGGGGCGATCCTCGTGGTCACCCTCGTCCTGGTCGCCGTCTCCGACCGTCTCTTCGCCACCGAGGACGAACGCGCCCGCGTCCAGGCCGCGACCATCTCCGAACTCGAACGCACCAACGCCGCGTTGCAGCAGGCCCTCGACGAGAACGCCGCGCTGCACGCCCAACTCCTCGTCCAGGCAAGGGAAGCCGGGGTCGCCGACGAACGCAGGCGCCTCGCGGCCGAGATCCACGACACCCTCGCCCAGGGCCTGACCGGGATCATCGCCCAGCTCCAGGTCGTCGCGAACACGCCCGACCGGGACCAGGCCCGCGAGCACACCGGCCGTGCCCTGGAGCTGGCCCGGTACAGCCTGGGCGAGGCCCGCCGCTCCGTGCAGAACCTGGCCCCGGTGGCGCTGGAGTACGACGGACTGTCCGAAGCCCTGAAGAAGACGGTCGCCGCCTGGGGCGAACGCACCGGCGTACGCGCCGAGTTCACGCTCACCGGCACCGCCGAGCAACTCCACGAGGAGGTCGCGGCCACCCTCCTGCGCATCGTCCAGGAGGCCCTGTCCAACGCCGCCCGGCACGCCCGGGCCACCCGGGTCGGCGTCACCCTCTCCTTCCTCGGCGACGACGTCATCCTCGACATCCGCGACGACGGCACCGGCTTCGACCCGCTCGCCCTCCCCGCCCGCTCCAGCTCCGGAGGCTTCGGCCTCGACGGCATGCGCGCCCGCGCCGAACGCATCGCGGGCTCGCTCGCCGTGGAGTCCGAACCGGGCCACGGCACGGCCCTGTCGGCTCGCGTACCGTTGGTCCGCCATGAGTGA
- a CDS encoding ABC transporter permease, which translates to MSTAVLKTEVRLFRREPGSIFWILLFPTLLLVILGSIPAFRHHQADLGGLRTIDAYVPVAVLLGLIVGGLQSMPQTLTGYRERGILRRMSATPVRPTALLSAHMLVYGGASLVSALLVLVVGRLGFEVRVPRQLFGYLLALLLAVLVALALGSVVSALSPTTKIAGAIGSAVFFPAMFCAGLWMPVQSMPDTLARIVEYTPFGAAAQALNQAAAGDWPGWTHLGVLVVWILLLTGAASRWFRWE; encoded by the coding sequence ATGAGCACCGCCGTACTGAAGACCGAGGTCCGCCTCTTCCGCCGCGAACCCGGCAGCATCTTCTGGATCCTGCTCTTCCCGACCCTCCTCCTGGTGATCCTCGGCTCCATCCCGGCCTTCCGGCACCATCAGGCCGACCTCGGCGGCCTGCGCACCATCGACGCCTACGTCCCGGTGGCCGTGCTGCTCGGCCTGATCGTCGGCGGCCTCCAGTCGATGCCGCAGACCCTCACCGGCTACCGCGAGCGCGGCATCCTGCGCCGGATGTCCGCCACACCGGTCCGCCCGACGGCCCTGCTGTCCGCGCACATGCTGGTGTACGGCGGGGCGTCCCTGGTGTCGGCGCTGCTGGTCCTCGTGGTCGGGCGGCTCGGCTTCGAGGTGCGCGTGCCGCGGCAGCTCTTCGGCTACCTCCTCGCCCTGCTGCTGGCCGTCCTGGTCGCCCTCGCACTCGGATCGGTGGTGTCGGCCCTGTCCCCTACGACGAAGATCGCGGGCGCGATCGGCTCCGCCGTGTTCTTCCCGGCGATGTTCTGCGCGGGCCTGTGGATGCCGGTGCAGTCCATGCCGGACACCCTCGCCCGGATCGTGGAGTACACCCCCTTCGGCGCGGCCGCACAGGCCCTGAACCAGGCGGCGGCGGGCGACTGGCCGGGCTGGACCCACCTGGGCGTGCTGGTGGTCTGGATCCTGCTGCTGACGGGCGCGGCGAGCCGGTGGTTCCGCTGGGAGTGA
- a CDS encoding response regulator transcription factor — translation MSDAPLISLLIVDDHPVVRDGLRGMFESAPGFTVLGEASDGVEALDRAAALDPDVILMDLRMPGGGGVDAIAELTRRRARAKVLVLTTYDTDSDTLPAIEAGATGYLLKDAPRDELFTAVRAAAEGRTVLSPAVASRLVSAVRTPRTPASEPLSAREREVLALVAKGTSNREIARELFISEATVKTHLTHLYAKLGVNDRAAAVAVAYERGILGRARP, via the coding sequence ATGAGTGACGCACCCCTGATCAGCCTGCTGATCGTCGACGACCATCCCGTCGTACGCGACGGCCTGCGCGGCATGTTCGAGTCGGCCCCCGGATTCACAGTCCTCGGCGAGGCCTCCGACGGCGTCGAGGCCCTCGACCGGGCCGCCGCCCTCGACCCCGACGTGATCCTGATGGACCTGCGCATGCCGGGCGGCGGCGGAGTCGACGCGATCGCCGAACTGACCCGGCGCCGCGCCCGCGCCAAGGTCCTCGTCCTGACCACGTACGACACCGACTCCGACACCCTGCCCGCGATCGAGGCCGGCGCGACGGGCTACCTGCTGAAGGACGCCCCGCGCGACGAACTCTTCACGGCCGTCCGCGCCGCCGCCGAGGGCCGCACCGTCCTCTCCCCGGCCGTCGCCTCCCGCCTGGTCTCCGCGGTGCGCACCCCCCGGACGCCCGCGAGCGAGCCGCTCTCCGCCCGGGAGCGCGAGGTGCTCGCCCTGGTCGCCAAGGGCACGTCCAACCGCGAGATCGCCCGCGAACTCTTCATCAGCGAGGCCACGGTCAAGACCCATCTCACCCACCTGTACGCCAAGCTGGGCGTCAACGACCGCGCGGCGGCGGTGGCCGTGGCGTACGAGCGGGGCATCCTGGGACGGGCCAGGCCGTGA